GGCGTCAATGAGCTCGCGCAGCGTCAACTACACCTCCAGCCCGCTGCTGGCCAGCAAGACGCCGGTCTGGCGCAGCAAGTTCATTGTCGCCGTGGTGGCGCTGGGCTTTGTGGGGCTGGCCGGTCGTGCGGCCTACGTGCAGGTGATCGGCAATGATTTCTTCCAGCGTCAGGGCGAAGTGCGCTTTGCCCGCACGCTGGAGCTGCCCGCCAATCGCGGTCGCATTCTGGATCGCAACGGCTTGATCCTCGCGTCCAGCGTTCCCGCAGCCAGCATCTGGGCGATCCCCGAAGACGTGGATCAGGACAGTCCCGAGATTCAGGCCAAGCTCAAGAAGCTGGCCAAGCTCATGGACATGCCGCTGCCCGCGCTCAAGGCCAAGCTGGCGGACGAAGACAAGAGCTTTGTGTGGATCAAGCGCCAGCTCGACTGGGATGTGGGCCAGGAGATCGTCAAGCTCGACATCAAGGGCATCTACAACCGCAAGGAATACAAACGCGAGTATCCAGAGGGCGAGGCCGCTGCGCACATCGTCGGTTTCACCAACGTGGAAGACCACGGTCAGGAAGGCATGGAGCTCGCGTTCGACAAGGACCTCGGCGGCAAGCCCGGTTCGCGTCGCGTGATCAAGGATCGTCTGGGCCGCGTCGTCGAAGGCGTGGGCGCGGAAGTGCCGCCGCTCGATGGCAAGGACATCCAACTGTCGGTGGACAGCAAGGTGCAGTTCTTCGCCTACCAGAAGCTGCGCGACACCGTGATCGCCAAGAAGGCCAAGGCCGGCAGCGTGGTGGTGCTCGATGCGCATACCGGCGAAGTGCTGGCGCTGGCCAACTACCCGACCTACGACCCCGGCAATCGCAAGAATCTGACCGGCGAGCAGTTGCGCAATCGCGCGATGACCGACGTGTTCGAGCCGGGCTCGACCATGAAGCCGATCACCATCGGTCTGGCGCTGAACTCGGGCCGTGTGCGGCCTGAAACCGTTGTCGATACGACGCCGGGGCGCATCAACATCACGGGCTCCACCATTTCGGACACGCACAACTATGGCGCGCTGACGGTGGAGGGCGTGATCCAGAAGTCCAGCAACGTGGGCACGACCAAGCTCGCGATGAACATGCCCGCCAAGGAAATGTGGGAGACGTACTCGGCGGTCGGTTTCGGCCAGAAGCCGCAGATCACCTTCCCCGGCGCGGTCACGGGTCGTCTGCGTCCCTACAAGAGCTGGCGTCCGGTCGAGCAGGCAACGATGTCGTATGGCTACGGCGTGTCGGCCAGCCTGTTCCAGATGGCGCGTGCCTACACCGTGTTCTCGAACGACGGCAAGGTGATTCCCGCGACCATGCTCAAGAGTACCGAGCCCGCCATCGGCGTGCCGGTGTTCACGCCCAAGACCGCTGCGCAGGTCCGCAAGATGCTGCAGATGGCGGCAGGTCCTGGCGGTACGGGTCAGCTCGCGCAGACCGTGGGTTACTCGGTGGGCGGCAAGTCGGGTACGGCGCGCAAGCAGATTGGCAAGACCTATGCGATCGGCAAGTATCGCGGCTGGTTCACCGGCATGGCACCGATCGACAACCCACGCATCATCGTGGCCGTGATGATCGACGAACCGACGGTGGGTTCGGCCTACGGCGGTATCTCTGCGGCACCTGTTTTCAGCGAAGTCGTGCAGCAGACGCTACGCATGATGGGCGTTCCGCCCGACATGGCTGTGCGTCCGCAGATCGTCAGCAATCCCGTCGAGGAGCAGCCACTATGAGCGTTCTGCTCTCTCTCAATTCAGCACAGGATGCAGTGCGTTGGCTGCGCGAACGCGTGACCGGCACCCTGCAGACCGACAGCCGTCTGGTCAAGCCCGGCGATGGCTTCATCGCATGGCCCGGTGCCGCCACCGATGGTCGCTTCCACGTGGGCAATGCGCTGACCAATGGTGCTACCGCTTGTCTGGTGGAGCAGGAAGGCGTCGATGTCTTCGGTTTCGTTGGCGGACACATGGCTTCGGTGCGTGGCCTCAAGGCTGCGACGGGTCCGATTGCAGCCGCATGGTTCAACATGCCGACCACGTTGCTCAACGTGCTGGCGGTGACCGGCACCAACGGCAAGACCAGCAGCGCTTGGTGGTTGGCCGAGGCGCTCAACGCGCTCGCCCAGCAGGCCGATGTGCCGCCGCCCAAGGGCTGTGCGCTGGTCGGAACGTTGGGTCTGGGCATGCCGGGTGCACTGGTGGCGACGGGTCTGACGACGCCCGATCCGGTGCGTCTGCAGCGTGCGTTCGCGCAGTTCGTTGAACAGGAACTGGGAGCCTGCGCCATCGAAGCATCGTCGATTGGTCTGGCCGAGCACCGCCTTGCGGGCACGCGCATTCGCGTGGCCATGTTCACCAATTTCACGCAGGACCATCTCGACTACCACCCGTCGATGGAAGCCTACTGGGCCGCCAAGCGCGAGTTGTTCGACTGGCCCGGTCTGCGCTCTGCGGTGGTCAATGTCGATGATGCGCGCGGCCAGCAACTGGCCGAGGATCTGGAGAGCTCGCAGCTCGACGTCTGGACGTATTCGCTGCGCGGCAATGCGCGGCTGAAGGCGCGCGACATCACTTACAACGACGATGGACTGGTGTTCACGGTGGTCGAAGGACTCAACTCCTTCGCGCTGCAGACGCAGGTCATCGGGTTGTACAACGTGTCCAATTTGCTGGGCGTGATCGCCGCGCTGCGCTCGCTGGGCGTGGCGCTCGAACATGCGCTGTGGGCCTGTGCGCAACTCACGCCCGTGCCCGGTCGCATGGAGCGCATCACATCGCCCGGCCAGCCCATGGTGGCGGTGGACTATTCACATACCACCGATGCACTGGAGAAGGCACTGCAGGCCCTGGCCCCCATGGCCAAGGAGCGCGGCGGCAAGCTCTGGTGCGTGTTTGGTTGCGGCGGCAATCGCGATTCCAGCAAGCGCCCACACATGGGTGCGGCTGCGCAGCGACTGGCCGACGAGGTCGTCGTCACCAGCGACAACCCGCGCAACGAAGAACCGATGAGCATCATCGGACAGATTTTGAAGGGCACGCAACCAGCGGCAACGCTGCGCGTGCAGGCGGATCGCGCATTGGCGATCGCCGAAACCCTGGCCGCAGCAGCGCCCGCCGACGTGGTGCTGATTGCGGGCAAGGGTCATGAGGACTATCAGGAAGTGCAAGGCGAGCGACACCATTTCTCCGACATCGAGCAGGCGCGCGCAGCGCTGTCGCTTCGCGGAGGTGCAGCATGAGTCTGCAGAAGACCGCGATCATGAATCTGGCCGAAGCGTTCGCGCTGATCTCCGAACGCGTGCCGAGCGCGCGTTTGATCGGTGACGGCAGCGTGGCGTTTGCACGTGTGCATTCCGACACGCGCACGCTGGCGGCAGGTGACTTGTTCGTGGCATTGAAGGGCGAGCGTTTCGACGCCAACGAGTTTCTGGTGCAGGCCCGCGAGGCCGGTGCCGTGGCGGCCATCGCGCATGGCGGCTTGCAGGAGGCGGGGCTCTCCGGCATTCAGGTGCCCGACAGCCTGCGTGCCATGGGCGCGCTGGCCGCAGGTTGGCGCAAGCAGTGGCATGGTCCGCTGATCGGCGTGACCGGCAGCAACGGCAAGACCACGGTCACACAGATGATCGCGTCCATTCTGCGTGCCTGGAAGGGCGATGCGGCGTTTGCGACGCAGGGCAATCTCAACAACGACATCGGCGTGCCGCTGACGTTGATGCGCCTTGCGACCAAGCATGATGCGGCGGTGATCGAGATGGGCATGAACCATCCGGGCGAGATCGCGTATCTGGCCGACATCGCACGCCCCACGGTCGCGCTGGTCAACAACGCGCAGCGTGAGCACCTCGAATTCATGCAGACGGTGGAAGCCGTGGCGCGTGAAAACGGCAGCGTGTTCGCATCGCTGCCGCGCGATGGCGTGGCCGTGTTTCCTGCTGAAGACGAATACACAGCACTGTGGCGTGAGCTCGCAGGTTCGCGTCGCGTGCTGACGTTCGCCGAAAGCGCGGGTGACGTGCAATGCGCGAAGTCCGAATGGCGCGGCGCGGGCTGGCAGGTGCAGATCCACACGCCGCTGGGCGCGTTCGATACCGAGCTGCACATCGCCGGTCGCCACAACGTCACCAACGCACTCGCGGCCACGGCCTGCGCGGTCGCGGCGGGCGTGCCACTGTTTGCGATTGCCGAAGGTCTGGCGCAGTTCGAGCCGGTCAAGGGCCGCTCGCGTGCCGTGGTGCTGCCGTTTGGTGCAGCGCGTTCCATCACTTTGGTGGACGACAGCTACAACGCCAACCCCGACTCCGTGCGCGCCGCCATCGACGTGCTGTCCACGTTGCCCAAACCGCAGTTGCTGGTGCTTGGCGACATGGGCGAAGTCGGCGATCAGGGCCCGCAGTTCCACGCAGAGGCCGGTGCCTATGCGCGCGAGCGTGGCATCGACCGCGTGTTCGCTCTGGGTGCCGCGAGCATCCACGCTGCCTCGGCCTGCGGGTCGGCAGCACAACATTTTGAAGATATGGCATCGCTGCTTGGAGCGGTGCAGGCCAGCGTGCCGCAAGTCGGCAGCGTACTGGTCAAGGGATCGAGATTCATGAAGATGGAACAAGTGGTGCAGGCACTGCAGGCGCAGTCGGCCGAAGACGCCACCCGCCAAACAACGCAACCCAAGGGAGATCGCACATGCTGCTGACACTCGCTCAATGGTTGCAAGCGCTGTCGCCGGAATTCGGTTTCCTGCGCGTGTTCCAGTACATCACCTTCCGCGCCGTGATGGCCGCGCTCACCGCGCTGCTCATCGGTCTGGCAGCCGGTCCGCGCGTGATCCGCATGCTCACCTCGCTCAAGATCGGCCAGCCGATCCGCGAGTACGCGATGCAGACCCATCTGGCCAAGAGCGGCACGCCCACCATGGGCGGTGTGCTGATTCTGTTGGCGATCACCATCTCCACGCTGCTGTGGGCCGATCTGTCGAACCGCTTCGTGTGGATCGTGCTGGTCGTCACGCTGGGCTTTGGTGCCATCGGTTGGGCCGATGACTGGCGCAAGGTGGTCAACAAGGACCCAGAAGGCATGCGCTCGCGCGAGAAGTATTTCTGGCAATCGGTGATCGGTCTGCTGGCCGCGCTGTATCTGGTGTTCAGCATCTC
This genomic stretch from Diaphorobacter sp. HDW4B harbors:
- a CDS encoding penicillin-binding protein 2, with the protein product MSSRSVNYTSSPLLASKTPVWRSKFIVAVVALGFVGLAGRAAYVQVIGNDFFQRQGEVRFARTLELPANRGRILDRNGLILASSVPAASIWAIPEDVDQDSPEIQAKLKKLAKLMDMPLPALKAKLADEDKSFVWIKRQLDWDVGQEIVKLDIKGIYNRKEYKREYPEGEAAAHIVGFTNVEDHGQEGMELAFDKDLGGKPGSRRVIKDRLGRVVEGVGAEVPPLDGKDIQLSVDSKVQFFAYQKLRDTVIAKKAKAGSVVVLDAHTGEVLALANYPTYDPGNRKNLTGEQLRNRAMTDVFEPGSTMKPITIGLALNSGRVRPETVVDTTPGRINITGSTISDTHNYGALTVEGVIQKSSNVGTTKLAMNMPAKEMWETYSAVGFGQKPQITFPGAVTGRLRPYKSWRPVEQATMSYGYGVSASLFQMARAYTVFSNDGKVIPATMLKSTEPAIGVPVFTPKTAAQVRKMLQMAAGPGGTGQLAQTVGYSVGGKSGTARKQIGKTYAIGKYRGWFTGMAPIDNPRIIVAVMIDEPTVGSAYGGISAAPVFSEVVQQTLRMMGVPPDMAVRPQIVSNPVEEQPL
- a CDS encoding UDP-N-acetylmuramoyl-L-alanyl-D-glutamate--2,6-diaminopimelate ligase; amino-acid sequence: MSVLLSLNSAQDAVRWLRERVTGTLQTDSRLVKPGDGFIAWPGAATDGRFHVGNALTNGATACLVEQEGVDVFGFVGGHMASVRGLKAATGPIAAAWFNMPTTLLNVLAVTGTNGKTSSAWWLAEALNALAQQADVPPPKGCALVGTLGLGMPGALVATGLTTPDPVRLQRAFAQFVEQELGACAIEASSIGLAEHRLAGTRIRVAMFTNFTQDHLDYHPSMEAYWAAKRELFDWPGLRSAVVNVDDARGQQLAEDLESSQLDVWTYSLRGNARLKARDITYNDDGLVFTVVEGLNSFALQTQVIGLYNVSNLLGVIAALRSLGVALEHALWACAQLTPVPGRMERITSPGQPMVAVDYSHTTDALEKALQALAPMAKERGGKLWCVFGCGGNRDSSKRPHMGAAAQRLADEVVVTSDNPRNEEPMSIIGQILKGTQPAATLRVQADRALAIAETLAAAAPADVVLIAGKGHEDYQEVQGERHHFSDIEQARAALSLRGGAA
- the murF gene encoding UDP-N-acetylmuramoyl-tripeptide--D-alanyl-D-alanine ligase; the encoded protein is MSLQKTAIMNLAEAFALISERVPSARLIGDGSVAFARVHSDTRTLAAGDLFVALKGERFDANEFLVQAREAGAVAAIAHGGLQEAGLSGIQVPDSLRAMGALAAGWRKQWHGPLIGVTGSNGKTTVTQMIASILRAWKGDAAFATQGNLNNDIGVPLTLMRLATKHDAAVIEMGMNHPGEIAYLADIARPTVALVNNAQREHLEFMQTVEAVARENGSVFASLPRDGVAVFPAEDEYTALWRELAGSRRVLTFAESAGDVQCAKSEWRGAGWQVQIHTPLGAFDTELHIAGRHNVTNALAATACAVAAGVPLFAIAEGLAQFEPVKGRSRAVVLPFGAARSITLVDDSYNANPDSVRAAIDVLSTLPKPQLLVLGDMGEVGDQGPQFHAEAGAYARERGIDRVFALGAASIHAASACGSAAQHFEDMASLLGAVQASVPQVGSVLVKGSRFMKMEQVVQALQAQSAEDATRQTTQPKGDRTCC